The DNA window TCGCGAATCGGCGTTCGAAATGCTGCAAAAAGGCGTTCAGGCTACGACTGACAAGCAGGAGTCACCACCAGCCAAAGGTCAGCAAAACAGCGACGACGGCCTTCTCGGTGGGTTAAAAGACATTCTGTTCGGCACCACCGGGCCACGCGGCGGTAAGCGCGATGGCATCGTGCAAACTGCAGCCAAAAGCGCGGTGCGTCAGGTGACGAATCAGATAGTCAGGGGAATGCTGGGAAGCTTACTAGGCGGGCGAAAACGATAAAAAACGCCCCCTTTCTACATCAGGAAGGGGGCGCGTTACATCAGGATTTGCGCATCATCAGCCAGAGGCTTAGCAGGAAGAAGCTGGCACTCGGCAATAGCGCACCGATTATCGGCGGAATGCCGTAGACCAGAGTTAACGGGCCGAAAATCTGGTCCAGCACATAGAAGATAAAACCGAAGCTAATCCCGGTTACCACCCTCACGCCCATCGCCACGCTACGCAGCGGGCCAAAGATAAACGACAGCGCCATCAGCATCATCACCGCCACCGACAGCGGCTGGAAGATCTTGCTCCACATATTGAGCTGATAACGACCAGGGTCCTGACCGCTGGACTTCAGATAGGTGACGTAGTTATGCAGGCCGCTGATCGACAGCGCATCCGGGTCCAGCGCCACCACGCCGAGTTTGTCCGGCGTCAGATTGGTTTTCCAGGTCCCGCTGACCATCTGCGTACCAGTGACCTGTTTCGGGTCGGTGAGATTAGACTCATCCACCTGCGACAGACGCCAGAGCTTATTCTCGGTATCAAACTTCGCCGATGCGGCATAGCGCACAGACTGCAAGCGACGCTGGTCGTTAAAGGCGTAAATGCTCACGCCGCCCAACTCATCGCTGCCTTTTACCCGTTCGATATAGACAAAGTTATGACCATCTTTCGCCCACAGACCCTGCTGGGTTGAAAGCAGCGAACCACCATACATCTGCTGAGCACGATAGTTACGCGCCATCTGCTCGCCCTGTGGCGCAACCCACTCACCCATTGCCATAGTCAGCAGCACCAGCGGGATAGCGGTTTTCATCACCGACAGCGCCACCTGCAAGCGAGTAAAGCCGGAAGCCTGCATCACCACCAGCTCGCTGCGTTGTGCCAGCATCCCCAGCCCCAATAGTGCGCCAAGCAATGCCGCCATCGG is part of the Klebsiella huaxiensis genome and encodes:
- the lptG gene encoding LPS export ABC transporter permease LptG — its product is MQAFGVLDRYIGKTIFNTIMMTLFMLVSLSGIIKFVDQLKKAGQGNYDALGAGIYTILSVPKDIQIFFPMAALLGALLGLGMLAQRSELVVMQASGFTRLQVALSVMKTAIPLVLLTMAMGEWVAPQGEQMARNYRAQQMYGGSLLSTQQGLWAKDGHNFVYIERVKGSDELGGVSIYAFNDQRRLQSVRYAASAKFDTENKLWRLSQVDESNLTDPKQVTGTQMVSGTWKTNLTPDKLGVVALDPDALSISGLHNYVTYLKSSGQDPGRYQLNMWSKIFQPLSVAVMMLMALSFIFGPLRSVAMGVRVVTGISFGFIFYVLDQIFGPLTLVYGIPPIIGALLPSASFFLLSLWLMMRKS